A portion of the bacterium genome contains these proteins:
- a CDS encoding type I restriction-modification system subunit M: MNNKEIERAELHRTIWRIAEDLRGSVDGWDFKNYILGFLFYRFISENITSYINKLQHEAGATDFDYRFFDDEKSLTQKDFVVKAKGFFIKPSDLFDNVRERAKHDEDLNITIANVFKNIENSANGTEFEDDIKGLFDDVDTNSNKLGATVEKRNQTLQKIMNAIGEMKLGNYQDNTIDVFGDAYEFLMGMYAANAGKSGGEYYTPQEISELLALLAADGKKSVNKVYDPAAGSGSLLLKFAKILGKENVKNGFFGQEINITTYNLARINMFLHDINPSDFDIALGDTLIEPKHWGDEPFEAIVSNPPYSIKWDGKNNPLLINDPRFAPAGVLAPTSKADLAFTMHILSWLATNGTAAIVEFPGVLYRGGAEQKIRQYLIENNYIDSIIQLPSNLFFGTSIATCIITLKKNKSDDKTLFVDASNEFVSVTNSNKLTQANIEKIYQTVLNRTETTHFSRLVDSQEIAENDFNLSVSNYVEQEDKTEKIDITQLNAEISQIVANQSQLRSEIDAIVAEIEARNE, encoded by the coding sequence ATGAATAATAAAGAGATTGAGCGCGCGGAATTACACCGCACAATTTGGCGAATCGCCGAGGACTTGCGCGGCAGCGTCGACGGTTGGGATTTTAAAAATTATATTTTAGGTTTTCTTTTTTACCGATTTATTTCGGAAAATATCACCAGCTACATCAATAAACTTCAGCACGAGGCAGGAGCGACGGACTTCGATTATCGATTTTTTGATGACGAAAAATCACTCACGCAAAAAGACTTTGTTGTAAAAGCAAAAGGCTTCTTTATCAAGCCAAGCGATCTTTTCGATAATGTCCGCGAGCGAGCCAAGCATGACGAAGACCTAAACATCACAATCGCCAATGTCTTCAAAAATATCGAAAATTCCGCCAACGGGACAGAGTTTGAGGATGACATTAAAGGGCTTTTCGACGATGTTGATACAAATTCGAACAAGCTCGGCGCGACGGTCGAAAAACGCAACCAAACGCTCCAAAAAATCATGAACGCCATCGGAGAGATGAAGCTCGGAAACTACCAAGACAACACAATAGACGTCTTTGGTGATGCGTATGAATTTTTGATGGGTATGTATGCCGCCAACGCAGGAAAATCTGGTGGAGAATATTACACTCCGCAAGAAATCTCCGAGTTGCTCGCTCTCCTTGCCGCCGACGGCAAAAAATCCGTCAACAAGGTTTATGACCCAGCAGCAGGCTCAGGCTCGCTTCTCCTTAAGTTTGCTAAAATCTTAGGCAAAGAAAATGTTAAGAACGGATTTTTCGGGCAAGAAATCAACATCACAACATATAACTTGGCGCGCATCAATATGTTTCTGCACGACATCAATCCGAGCGACTTTGACATCGCACTCGGCGATACTTTGATCGAGCCAAAACATTGGGGCGATGAGCCTTTCGAGGCGATCGTTTCCAATCCGCCGTATTCAATCAAATGGGACGGTAAAAATAACCCACTCCTCATTAACGACCCACGATTTGCGCCGGCGGGCGTCTTGGCGCCAACGTCCAAGGCGGATCTCGCGTTCACGATGCATATTTTGAGCTGGCTCGCAACCAACGGAACGGCGGCAATTGTCGAGTTTCCAGGCGTGCTTTACCGTGGCGGAGCGGAGCAAAAGATCCGCCAATATTTGATCGAGAACAACTACATCGACTCGATCATTCAACTTCCGAGCAACCTGTTCTTTGGCACAAGCATCGCCACCTGTATTATCACTCTCAAAAAGAACAAGTCCGACGATAAAACTCTCTTTGTCGACGCTTCAAATGAGTTCGTATCCGTGACCAACTCCAACAAGCTCACTCAGGCAAATATCGAAAAAATCTACCAAACCGTTCTGAATCGCACCGAGACCACCCATTTCTCGCGCCTCGTCGATAGCCAAGAAATTGCCGAGAATGACTTTAATTTGAGCGTTTCCAACTATGTAGAACAAGAGGATAAAACCGAAAAAATCGACATCACCCAACTCAACGCCGAGATCTCACAAATTGTCGCCAACCAAAGCCAACTCCGCTCAGAGATCGACGCGATCGTGGCAGAAATTGAGGCGCGCAATGAATAG
- the rplJ gene encoding 50S ribosomal protein L10, with the protein MALSRDKKNQLVAELSDALKNAKMTAFAEYQGLTVKDLQELRKEAREAGVQIKVVKNRLVRVAMSGIDSLKDADTSALKGQLVYAISTEDEIAAAQVLGKFAKNHPELKLVGAFADGAAMDTETVLTLSELPGKDQLIGQIVDTLLSPVNAIAGGLTNEDLEFRKATN; encoded by the coding sequence ATGGCATTATCACGCGATAAAAAGAACCAATTGGTTGCTGAATTAAGCGACGCTTTGAAAAACGCCAAGATGACCGCTTTTGCCGAATATCAAGGCTTGACGGTTAAAGATCTTCAAGAACTTCGAAAAGAGGCTCGCGAGGCTGGCGTTCAAATCAAGGTTGTTAAAAACCGCCTTGTCCGAGTTGCGATGAGCGGAATCGACTCTTTGAAAGACGCTGACACTTCTGCTCTTAAAGGTCAGTTGGTCTATGCGATTTCAACAGAGGACGAGATCGCCGCAGCGCAAGTTCTTGGTAAATTTGCCAAGAATCATCCAGAATTAAAACTCGTTGGCGCCTTCGCAGATGGCGCTGCAATGGACACTGAGACTGTTCTAACTCTCTCAGAACTCCCAGGAAAAGACCAACTCATCGGTCAAATCGTGGACACATTGCTTTCCCCGGTCAATGCAATTGCTGGCGGACTTACCAACGAGGATTTGGAATTTCGAAAAGCAACCAATTAA
- a CDS encoding BRO family protein, with product MNSDIQVFEEKNVRRIWDEQQEEWFFSIVDVVAVLSESTNPTDYLRKLRKRDAELATYLGTNCPQKPMRNINGIKRNVLAGTTRDILRLIQSIPSKKAEPFKIWLAEVGSTFLNETQDPELAIQRAMENYQNLGYSEEWINTRLQSIQFRKEYTDELKRTGVTKNGQFAALTNELLKGWSGKTAKEYRAFKGLKKQSLRDNMTSLELALNTLAETSATEISRRQNPHGYQAQKKIAQSGGEIARQARENIEDQTGTSVISPLNANQIAGRKSKSLKKGGAQ from the coding sequence ATGAATAGCGATATTCAAGTTTTTGAAGAAAAAAACGTTCGACGCATTTGGGATGAACAGCAAGAAGAGTGGTTTTTTTCTATTGTTGACGTCGTAGCGGTCCTATCCGAAAGCACTAATCCTACGGACTATCTTCGAAAACTGCGAAAACGCGACGCAGAACTTGCAACCTACCTTGGGACAAATTGTCCCCAGAAACCAATGCGCAACATTAACGGAATTAAGCGTAATGTTCTCGCCGGTACAACCCGCGACATTCTCCGTCTAATCCAATCAATTCCATCCAAAAAAGCTGAACCTTTTAAGATTTGGCTTGCAGAAGTCGGTAGTACCTTCCTCAATGAAACCCAAGACCCAGAACTTGCAATTCAGCGAGCAATGGAAAACTACCAAAACCTCGGCTACAGCGAGGAATGGATCAATACCCGTCTACAATCAATCCAATTCAGAAAAGAATACACCGACGAGCTTAAACGTACAGGCGTCACCAAAAACGGTCAATTTGCCGCGCTTACAAATGAACTACTCAAAGGCTGGAGCGGAAAAACAGCCAAAGAATATAGAGCATTTAAAGGCCTAAAAAAGCAAAGCCTACGCGACAATATGACAAGCCTCGAACTCGCCCTTAACACCCTCGCAGAAACCTCCGCCACCGAGATCTCCCGCCGACAAAATCCACACGGATATCAAGCGCAAAAGAAGATCGCTCAAAGCGGCGGAGAAATCGCACGGCAGGCTCGCGAAAATATCGAAGATCAAACAGGCACAAGCGTAATAAGCCCGCTCAACGCCAACCAAATCGCTGGCAGAAAATCCAAAAGCTTAAAGAAAGGAGGCGCGCAATGA
- the rplL gene encoding 50S ribosomal protein L7/L12, producing MADIKKLAEELVKLTILEANELKKHLKDEYGIEPAAVAVAAAGPAADAADEKSEFTVTLKDAGAQKVAVIKAVKEITGLGLGEAKAIVDGAPAPVKEKVSKDEAEEAKKKLEEAGATVELA from the coding sequence ATGGCTGACATTAAAAAATTGGCTGAAGAATTGGTAAAATTGACCATTTTGGAAGCAAATGAACTCAAAAAACATCTTAAAGATGAATACGGAATCGAGCCTGCTGCCGTAGCCGTTGCTGCTGCTGGTCCTGCTGCCGATGCCGCTGATGAAAAATCAGAATTCACAGTTACCCTTAAAGACGCAGGTGCGCAAAAAGTTGCTGTCATCAAAGCTGTTAAAGAAATCACTGGCCTTGGTCTTGGTGAAGCAAAAGCTATCGTTGACGGCGCTCCAGCACCAGTCAAAGAAAAAGTTTCTAAAGACGAAGCTGAAGAAGCTAAAAAGAAACTTGAAGAAGCCGGCGCTACTGTCGAACTTGCTTAA